From Anomalospiza imberbis isolate Cuckoo-Finch-1a 21T00152 chromosome 14, ASM3175350v1, whole genome shotgun sequence, a single genomic window includes:
- the LOC137482367 gene encoding transforming growth factor beta activator LRRC32-like, translating to MLWAARGWFLLWLLPSILRARASPETRPSSPLCQQSPTKVSCKGVGLRKFPKELGQGIKYLELSNNFIQNLSGSNMPGFGQLEYLDVCSNQLESVSATALAELPRLRSLLLGSNHLDRNYLANGEAFHLLRNIEVLDLSVNNLESHMASWYISNLTSLRVLDLSGNTMTKLLAGTFQNSPRLRQLDLSNNYIMEIQEGAFEPLEELEVLNLALNSLHCISGFSLTQLQVLNLSHNALELFSEEEGAEPYLLRVLDLSHNRLLYFPELPRAHDLTHLNLSNNLIASLLPASLHPREFVLPYKEMQRFNRTVRPVAALTHVADLDLSNNRLELFPFSFFHSLGSLHSLSLARNCLQDIARESVTNGTELSVRSLDLHSNALRVLPRWFFDSLPHLESMDLGSNSLQPCENQGSDQGRDLGGDSHTSAHRDTCTPFYNVPHLKHLSLSKNNISRLQPRAFNQTPLLSLDLSGNRDLSMPTGALAGLELSLQELSLRDNQMDEAALPCLGTLRVLDLSGNHLSLLPTGLSCSPLESLDVRNNNLQALGTVRSWSHSLRAMSVAGNPWSCCSLGWLDTLRAAGVAVPDLRQARCVFQEHGRNISARITGTPRWICPQPEGTASLALLVALMGLSLLGAWAFCLLRKGWKAPGCAGLESNRVGVSQPHPKGQGPAEERPPDSITKV from the exons ATGCTCTGGGCTGCTCGGGGATGgttcctgctctggctgctcccgTCCATCCTCAGGGCCCGGGCTAGCCCGGAGACGAGGCCCAGCTCCCCGCTGTGCCAGCAG AGCCCCACGAAGGTGTCTTGCAAAGGAGTTGGCCTGCGGAAATTTCCCAAGGAGCTTGGCCAAGGAATTAAGTACCTTGAACTCTCCAACAACTTCATCCAAAACCTGTCAGGCAGCAACATGCCAGGATTTGGGCAGCTGGAGTACCTGGATGTGTGCTCCAACCAGCTGGAATCCGTGTCAGCCACCGCCCTGGCTGAGCTGCCTCGGCTGCGCTCGCTCCTCCTGGGATCGAACCACCTGGACCGGAATTACTTGGCTAACGGGGAAGCTTTCCATCTGCTCAGGAATATAGAGGTCCTGGACCTGTCTGTGAATAACCTGGAGAGCCACATGGCCAGCTGGTACATCAGCAACCTCACCAGCCTGAGGGTGCTGGATCTCTCTGGGAACACAATGACcaagctgctggcagggaccttTCAGAACTCACCGCGGCTGCGCCAGCTCGACCTCAGCAACAACTACATCATGGAGATCCAGGAGGGAGCGTTTGAGcctctggaagagctggaggtGCTGAACTTGGCTTTGAATTCCCTCCACTGCATCTCTGGCTTCAGCCTCACGCAGCTGCAAGTTTTAAACCTCAGCCACAATGCCCTGGAGCTCTTCTCCGAGGAGGAGGGAGCGGAGCCCTACCTGCTCCGAGTGCTCGACTTGAGCCATAACAGACTCCTCTATTTTCCAGAGCTCCCCAGAGCCCATGATCTCACACATTTAAACCTCTCCAACAACCTCATtgcttccctgctcccagcttcaCTCCATCCCAGGGAGTTCGTCCTGCCCTACAAGGAGATGCAGAGGTTCAACAGGACCGTGCGTCCCGTGGCCGCTCTGACACACGTAGCTGACCTGGATCTCAGCAATAACCGCCTGGAGCTGttcccattttccttcttccacagtctgggctccctgcacagcctcagCCTGGCAAGGAACTGTCTCCAGGACATCGCCAGGGAGTCTGTCACCAATGGCACAGAGCTGTCCGTGCGCTCGCTGGACCTCCACAGCAACGCCCTCCGTGTGCTGCCACGCTGGTTCTTCGATTCCCTGCCTCACCTGGAATCCATGGATCTGGGCTCCAACAGCCTCCAGCCTTGTGAGAACCAGGGCAGTGACcagggaagggatttgggaGGGGATTCTCACACATCAGCCCACAGAGACACCTGCACCCCTTTCTACAATGTGCCTCACTTGAAGCACCTGAGCCTGTCCAAGAACAACAtctccaggctgcagccccGTGCCTTCAACCAGACCCCGCTGCTCTCCCTGGACCTGTCAGGAAACAGGGACTTGTCCATGCCCACGGGAGCGCTGGCAGGgttggagctgtccctgcaggagctcTCTCTGAGGGACAACCAGATGGACGAGGCAGCGCTGCCCTGCCTGGGCACACTCCGAGTGCTGGACCTGTCAGGCAACCACCTGAGCCTGCTGCCCACGGGGCTTTCCTGCTCCCCACTGGAGAGCCTGGATGTTCGGAATAACAACCTGCAGGCCTTGGGAACGGTCAGGAGCTGGTCCCACAGCCTGAGGGCCATGTCCGTGGCTGGGaacccctggagctgctgctcgcTGGGCTGGCTGGACACGCTGCGTGCGGCCGGCGTGGCCGTGCCGGACCTGCGCCAGGCCCGCTGCGTCTTCCAGGAGCACGGCCGGAATATCTCAGCCAGGATCACCGGCACTCCGCGGTGGATCTGTCCCCAGCCCGAGGGCACTGCCTCCCTAGCTCTGCTCGTGGCCCTGATGGGCCTTTCCCTCCTTGGTGCCTGGGCTTTCTGCCTCCTGAGGAAAGGGTGGAAGGCTCCAGGATGTGCGGGACTTGAGAGCAACAGGGTGGGAgtgtcccagccccatcccaaagGACAGGGGCCAGCCGAGGAGAGGCCACCTGACAGCATCACCAAAGTGTAG